One window of Azospirillaceae bacterium genomic DNA carries:
- a CDS encoding helix-turn-helix domain containing protein, with protein sequence MREDRIKKDMLKRDLIIKAARSCFLEKGIMGTRVCDIGEYSGLSVGSIYNIFKSKEEIILESTDLDSDIFNISDTDKENFGGVAIYINKEIRRVIDLHTGVNFSLYTELLSLASRNDAISKYMNRKKEELHGRASIIIMLGQSRGEIDKHIDVSRRASALVCSVEAARLIPKINPRLDGKSIMYLINYWIRVALNLEEERKIQR encoded by the coding sequence ATGCGCGAAGATAGAATTAAAAAGGATATGCTAAAGCGAGACCTAATAATCAAAGCCGCCCGCTCATGCTTCCTTGAAAAGGGAATTATGGGTACTCGCGTATGTGATATAGGAGAATATTCTGGATTGAGCGTCGGCAGTATATATAATATTTTTAAAAGCAAAGAAGAAATAATACTTGAATCCACAGATCTTGATAGTGATATTTTCAATATATCAGATACAGATAAAGAGAACTTTGGTGGCGTTGCCATATATATTAATAAAGAAATAAGAAGAGTGATTGATTTGCACACTGGAGTCAATTTTTCATTATATACCGAGCTATTGTCATTAGCCTCTAGGAATGACGCCATATCAAAATACATGAACAGAAAGAAAGAAGAGCTTCACGGCAGAGCATCTATCATAATTATGCTAGGTCAGAGTCGCGGCGAAATAGATAAACACATTGATGTATCAAGAAGAGCATCTGCTTTAGTATGCTCCGTCGAAGCAGCAAGGCTAATCCCCAAAATTAATCCGCGCCTAGATGGAAAATCTATAATGTACTTAATTAATTATTGGATACGAGTTGCACTTAACCTCGAAGAAGAAAGAAAAATTCAGCGATAA
- a CDS encoding site-specific integrase, which translates to MATITPRENREGQVIGYQAKVRRVGHKPVSKTFEKKKDAERWAKSVETDMDRRVFVDHSQADSTTLGALLRRYREEVTPAKRGAVQEAGHLIVVEDDEICLRRLSGLSPQDIASYRDRMLACDYAPATVVRRINLIATAIAHGRREWGMHLPSNPAEAKLTARPKGADRKRERRLQPAKVEIERQLDPDAGTEVELPHRVPSEEERLMAGLAASKHGIWLVPMAKLALETAARQGEICALDWGDVDLAKRVMTVRGLSGDGSKNGEIRRVPLSTAAVEALRSLPTHGQKNGRVVDQDQTLLKVTFGRIAKRVGIVDLTFHDLRHEATSRLAKIYANPLELMRVTGHKTLSMLARYYHADAEELAQRLA; encoded by the coding sequence ATGGCCACCATCACCCCCAGAGAGAATCGCGAAGGCCAGGTCATCGGCTACCAGGCCAAGGTCCGACGCGTCGGTCACAAGCCCGTCTCCAAGACCTTCGAGAAGAAGAAGGACGCCGAACGCTGGGCAAAGTCCGTCGAGACCGACATGGACCGTAGGGTCTTCGTAGACCACAGCCAAGCCGACAGCACCACCCTGGGGGCCCTGCTCCGCCGCTACCGCGAAGAGGTCACGCCGGCCAAGCGCGGCGCCGTGCAGGAAGCCGGCCATCTGATCGTCGTCGAGGATGACGAAATCTGCCTGCGCCGCCTGAGCGGCCTTTCCCCCCAGGACATCGCCAGCTATCGCGACCGGATGCTGGCCTGCGACTACGCGCCCGCCACCGTCGTGCGCCGCATCAACCTGATCGCCACGGCGATCGCCCATGGCCGGCGGGAATGGGGCATGCACCTGCCGTCCAATCCCGCCGAAGCGAAGCTGACCGCCCGCCCCAAGGGCGCCGACCGGAAGCGCGAACGGCGCCTGCAGCCCGCGAAGGTCGAGATTGAGCGTCAGCTTGATCCGGATGCCGGCACTGAGGTTGAGCTACCCCATCGCGTCCCCTCCGAAGAGGAGCGCCTGATGGCGGGACTGGCGGCCAGCAAGCACGGCATCTGGCTGGTGCCCATGGCCAAACTGGCGCTGGAAACGGCCGCACGGCAGGGTGAGATCTGTGCGCTGGATTGGGGCGACGTCGATCTGGCGAAGCGCGTCATGACCGTCCGTGGCTTGTCCGGCGATGGGTCCAAGAACGGTGAAATCCGGAGGGTACCACTGTCCACCGCGGCGGTGGAGGCCCTCCGCTCTCTTCCCACCCATGGTCAAAAGAATGGACGGGTGGTGGACCAGGATCAGACACTGCTGAAGGTGACCTTCGGGCGTATCGCGAAGCGTGTCGGCATCGTGGATCTGACGTTCCACGATCTGCGGCATGAGGCCACCAGCCGGCTGGCCAAAATTTACGCCAATCCCCTGGAGCTAATGCGGGTGACCGGCCACAAGACGCTATCGATGCTGGCCAGGTATTACCACGCGGACGCCGAGGAACTGGCGCAACGGCTGGCCTGA
- a CDS encoding IS66 family transposase — MPAPLPNDVEALRAIIAAQAAELAAERRCREASETELAAAKAGLVAKALEMEKLKIQLARLRRMQFGSSSEKIAREIEQLELSLEDLEATAGAELSPTALPEAPEARARAGRRKLPEHLPRTEIVHAPHDACPSCGGTLRKVGEDVTEVLDYIPARFTVIRHVRPALSCRCCEGMVQAPMPSLPIERGLPSAGLLAHVLIAKYCDHLPLYRQSAIYAREGVELERSLLADWVGKAAALMAPLANAIAQHVLAGSVLHADDTPVPVLEPGRGKTKTGRLWVYLRDERPHAGQGPPAVLYRYTPDRKGEHPQRELAGFRGHLHADGYGGFDALYDGGRIAEVACMAHVRRKFFDEHVETGSPLAAEALKRIGMLFDMERPLVGLSAEERRLVRQTKARPALDELAAFLDATLLRIPGKGDLAKAIRYARSRWTALTRYVDDGRLELSNNAAERAIRPLAIGRRNWMFAGSDAGGERAAAIYTITQTAKLNGLDPQAYLRDVLGRIADHPINRITDLLPWNIAQAS, encoded by the coding sequence CTGCCCGCCCCGTTGCCCAATGACGTCGAGGCGCTGCGCGCGATCATCGCCGCGCAGGCTGCGGAGTTGGCGGCCGAGCGTCGATGCCGCGAGGCCAGCGAGACCGAACTGGCGGCCGCCAAGGCGGGCCTGGTGGCCAAGGCGCTGGAGATGGAGAAGCTCAAGATCCAACTGGCCCGTCTGCGGCGGATGCAGTTCGGTTCGTCTTCCGAGAAGATCGCCCGCGAGATCGAGCAGCTTGAGCTGTCGCTGGAGGACCTGGAGGCCACGGCCGGTGCCGAGCTGTCGCCGACGGCACTGCCGGAGGCGCCCGAGGCCCGCGCCAGGGCTGGCCGGCGCAAGCTGCCGGAACACTTGCCGCGTACCGAGATCGTGCATGCGCCGCACGACGCTTGTCCCTCGTGCGGCGGCACCTTGCGCAAGGTGGGCGAGGACGTCACCGAGGTGCTCGACTACATCCCGGCGCGCTTCACCGTGATCCGCCACGTCCGCCCGGCGCTGTCGTGCCGGTGCTGCGAGGGTATGGTGCAGGCGCCGATGCCGTCGCTGCCCATCGAACGCGGCCTGCCGTCCGCCGGGCTGCTGGCGCATGTGCTGATCGCCAAATACTGCGATCACCTGCCGCTGTACCGGCAGTCCGCCATCTACGCCCGCGAGGGGGTGGAACTGGAACGCTCGCTGCTGGCCGACTGGGTGGGCAAGGCGGCAGCCCTGATGGCCCCCTTGGCCAATGCGATTGCCCAGCACGTGCTGGCCGGATCAGTGCTGCACGCCGACGACACGCCGGTTCCCGTGCTTGAGCCCGGGCGAGGCAAGACCAAGACGGGACGGTTGTGGGTCTACCTGCGTGACGAGCGCCCCCATGCCGGACAAGGCCCGCCGGCGGTGCTGTACCGCTACACGCCCGACCGCAAGGGCGAGCATCCGCAACGGGAACTGGCCGGCTTCCGTGGGCACCTGCATGCCGATGGCTATGGCGGGTTCGATGCCCTGTACGACGGCGGCCGGATCGCCGAAGTGGCCTGCATGGCGCATGTGCGCCGCAAGTTCTTCGACGAACACGTCGAAACCGGCTCACCCCTGGCGGCGGAGGCGCTGAAGCGCATCGGGATGCTGTTCGACATGGAACGTCCCCTGGTCGGCCTGTCGGCCGAGGAGCGCCGTCTGGTCCGCCAAACCAAGGCCCGACCCGCCTTGGATGAGTTGGCCGCCTTCCTCGATGCCACGCTGCTGCGCATCCCCGGCAAGGGCGACCTGGCCAAGGCCATTCGCTATGCGCGCTCGCGGTGGACGGCGCTGACGCGCTACGTGGACGACGGCCGGCTGGAACTCTCCAACAACGCCGCCGAGCGGGCCATCAGGCCCTTGGCCATCGGAAGACGCAACTGGATGTTCGCCGGTTCCGACGCCGGCGGAGAACGAGCCGCCGCGATCTACACCATCACCCAAACCGCCAAGCTCAACGGCCTCGATCCCCAGGCCTATCTGCGCGATGTCCTCGGCCGCATCGCAGACCATCCAATCAACCGCATCACCGACCTGCTGCCTTGGAACATCGCCCAGGCATCCTGA
- the tnpB gene encoding IS66 family insertion sequence element accessory protein TnpB (TnpB, as the term is used for proteins encoded by IS66 family insertion elements, is considered an accessory protein, since TnpC, encoded by a neighboring gene, is a DDE family transposase.) — protein sequence MITVPAGVRIYLAMGATDMRKGMDGLAMLAQEVLKQDPFAGHLFVFRGRQGHLVKVLYWDGQGYCLFAKRLEKGRFVWPISREGVAALTPAQLGMLLEGMDWRAPRRTWRPETAG from the coding sequence GTGATCACGGTTCCCGCCGGCGTGCGGATTTACCTGGCGATGGGCGCCACCGACATGCGCAAGGGCATGGATGGCTTGGCCATGCTCGCCCAGGAGGTTCTGAAGCAGGACCCGTTTGCCGGTCACTTGTTCGTCTTCCGCGGCCGGCAAGGTCACCTGGTAAAGGTCCTGTATTGGGATGGTCAGGGCTATTGCCTGTTCGCCAAGCGCCTGGAGAAGGGCCGCTTCGTGTGGCCGATCAGCCGCGAGGGGGTGGCGGCCCTTACTCCGGCCCAACTGGGGATGCTGCTTGAAGGCATGGACTGGCGTGCCCCAAGACGGACTTGGCGCCCGGAAACGGCGGGGTGA
- a CDS encoding transposase: MAVQRIEVITGAGGRRAYSAEEKIRLVGEARGGRGAVAAAARRHGVCSSLIYRWRRQIKNGELSLVASPFVPVHVVEASPSPGVGAPGATPILPVAPPVERRSALIEVVLGNGRVLRVDEDIAPATLRRLVDALDGA, translated from the coding sequence GTGGCAGTCCAGCGTATCGAAGTCATCACCGGTGCCGGTGGGCGGCGCGCCTATTCGGCCGAGGAGAAGATCCGCCTGGTCGGCGAGGCCCGTGGCGGTCGTGGTGCCGTGGCAGCTGCGGCCCGCCGCCATGGGGTGTGCAGCAGCCTGATCTACCGGTGGCGCCGGCAGATCAAGAACGGCGAACTCTCCCTGGTGGCGTCGCCCTTCGTGCCGGTGCACGTGGTTGAGGCTTCTCCCTCTCCCGGTGTCGGAGCGCCCGGCGCGACGCCCATCCTGCCGGTGGCGCCCCCGGTCGAACGCCGATCCGCCCTGATCGAGGTGGTGTTGGGCAATGGTCGCGTGCTGCGCGTCGATGAGGATATCGCCCCCGCCACGCTGCGCCGGCTGGTCGATGCGCTGGACGGCGCGTGA
- a CDS encoding AAA family ATPase, giving the protein MIRIDKIHIREFRGIRELTLELKGQNFAACGPNGTGKSGIVDAIEFALTGNISRLAGTGTGGLSVKAHGPHVDSRNKPEAASVTLDVTIPSLHNKKAQIHRTVKSASAPEIKPTDKDVIAAFESVNLHPEFVLSRRELIRYVLSEPGQRSKEVQSLLRLDDIEKLRGVLQKIANACTKELPGLERAEKDAVANLLAALDTTQLTKKSVLDAVNPRRELLGLPPLADLETNTSVKDGLTTTTASAPGRVPKVQAATDLMTLREAVQALQSAPFQQACSSADANAAELGKDAESLNGLSRESLLKSALALYDGTVCPVCDTPFEPDVFSGHLAEKLTHLEDVSKRRAALEAELKPILDALHATGTALNTMIDHAGMFSPKIDVTAFTEFRTVLRGRYQQLQKLLPLDDTRAVLSATHRVPDMELSLATLAAAIAAIPEPTKQDAARDFLVLAQERLETYRTARLKSAAGKVRADRATKVFTGYGTVTTTALEKIYKNVETAFASYYSKINEDDEKAFTAKLMPSIGKLGFDVDFYGRGHFPPGAYHSEGHQDGMGLCLYLALMNHLLGGNFTFAVLDDVLMSVDSGHRRQVCTLLKEMFPDTQFIFTTHDEIWLRHMKSEGLIKGRNFAHFRTWSVDFGPTEWDNRDIWAEVEGHLAKSDVRAAAALLRHYLEHFAKEACDRLRATVEFRGDAQFVLGDLLPNATSALGDLLKKAKGAANSWNQKDVVEHISAIEVAFGEAKAKTGHETWQINTAVHFNEWADFTKEDFGPVVAAFRAFTKAFACDTCNEMYFVAPDRGKKEALRCGCGTLNLNLLQKGG; this is encoded by the coding sequence ATGATCCGGATCGACAAAATACATATCAGGGAATTTCGCGGTATCCGGGAGTTGACCCTCGAGCTCAAAGGCCAAAACTTCGCGGCCTGCGGACCTAATGGGACCGGCAAGAGCGGCATCGTAGATGCGATCGAGTTCGCTTTGACAGGCAACATCTCCCGACTGGCCGGCACCGGAACCGGGGGGCTCTCGGTCAAAGCGCACGGTCCCCATGTCGACAGCCGCAACAAGCCTGAGGCGGCCTCGGTCACGCTCGACGTCACCATCCCCTCCCTCCACAACAAGAAGGCCCAGATCCACCGCACCGTGAAGTCGGCAAGCGCGCCGGAGATCAAACCCACCGACAAGGACGTTATCGCCGCCTTCGAGAGCGTCAACCTTCATCCAGAGTTTGTCCTCTCGCGCCGCGAGCTGATCCGATACGTCCTCTCCGAGCCGGGCCAACGCTCGAAGGAGGTCCAATCACTGCTGCGCCTCGACGACATCGAGAAATTGCGAGGTGTGCTGCAGAAGATCGCAAATGCCTGCACCAAGGAGCTCCCAGGGCTGGAGCGCGCGGAAAAGGACGCCGTCGCCAACCTCCTCGCCGCCCTCGACACTACGCAGCTCACCAAGAAATCCGTCCTCGATGCAGTCAATCCGCGCCGTGAGTTGCTCGGTCTGCCACCCCTGGCCGACCTCGAGACTAACACCTCGGTCAAAGATGGCTTGACGACCACCACCGCCAGCGCACCTGGCCGCGTGCCGAAAGTGCAGGCTGCCACCGACCTGATGACATTGCGCGAAGCGGTCCAAGCGCTCCAGAGCGCCCCGTTTCAGCAAGCATGCTCAAGCGCTGACGCGAACGCTGCCGAACTGGGCAAAGATGCCGAGAGCCTCAACGGCCTCTCCCGCGAATCTCTGCTGAAGTCGGCTCTGGCGCTATATGATGGGACAGTATGTCCAGTATGTGACACGCCGTTCGAGCCGGACGTCTTCTCAGGCCACCTTGCCGAAAAACTGACTCACCTCGAAGACGTGAGTAAACGACGCGCCGCACTCGAAGCAGAGCTGAAGCCGATCCTCGACGCTCTCCATGCCACCGGTACGGCATTGAACACCATGATCGACCATGCTGGCATGTTCTCGCCGAAGATCGACGTCACCGCGTTCACGGAGTTCAGGACCGTTCTTCGAGGGCGATACCAGCAGCTTCAAAAGCTCTTGCCGCTCGACGATACGCGCGCGGTCCTATCCGCTACACACCGCGTTCCCGACATGGAACTCTCGCTGGCCACGCTCGCCGCCGCGATTGCCGCGATACCGGAGCCCACCAAGCAGGATGCGGCGCGCGATTTCCTCGTCCTCGCGCAAGAACGGCTGGAGACCTACCGGACCGCGCGGCTGAAGTCCGCTGCCGGCAAGGTCCGCGCAGATCGCGCCACAAAGGTCTTCACCGGCTATGGTACCGTGACGACGACCGCTCTCGAAAAGATTTACAAGAACGTCGAGACCGCTTTCGCGAGCTACTACAGCAAGATCAACGAGGATGACGAGAAAGCGTTCACAGCGAAGCTTATGCCTTCCATCGGCAAACTCGGCTTCGATGTGGACTTCTATGGCCGCGGCCATTTCCCGCCCGGCGCGTACCACAGCGAGGGCCACCAGGACGGAATGGGACTTTGCCTGTATCTGGCGCTGATGAACCATCTGCTCGGCGGAAATTTCACGTTCGCGGTCCTCGACGACGTATTGATGTCAGTCGACTCTGGCCACCGACGTCAAGTCTGTACCCTACTCAAAGAGATGTTCCCGGACACGCAGTTCATCTTCACGACGCATGACGAGATCTGGCTGCGCCACATGAAGTCCGAGGGTCTTATCAAGGGTCGCAACTTCGCCCACTTCCGGACCTGGAGCGTAGATTTTGGACCGACCGAGTGGGACAACCGTGACATCTGGGCCGAGGTCGAAGGCCACCTCGCCAAAAGCGACGTGCGCGCCGCTGCCGCTCTGCTGCGCCACTACCTCGAGCATTTCGCAAAGGAGGCCTGCGATCGCCTCCGCGCTACTGTCGAGTTCCGAGGCGACGCCCAGTTCGTGCTCGGCGACCTTCTTCCAAACGCGACAAGCGCATTGGGCGACCTGCTGAAAAAGGCAAAGGGGGCCGCGAATTCCTGGAACCAAAAGGACGTCGTCGAGCACATAAGCGCCATTGAGGTTGCCTTCGGAGAAGCCAAGGCCAAGACCGGTCATGAGACGTGGCAGATCAACACGGCCGTCCATTTCAACGAATGGGCCGACTTCACGAAAGAAGACTTCGGCCCGGTGGTCGCCGCGTTCCGGGCGTTCACCAAGGCCTTTGCCTGCGACACCTGCAACGAAATGTATTTCGTTGCCCCAGACCGCGGGAAAAAAGAAGCGCTACGATGCGGATGCGGCACTCTGAACCTCAACCTCCTGCAAAAAGGCGGGTAG
- a CDS encoding glycogen/starch/alpha-glucan phosphorylase — protein MRAAILAKLRYAVGKNPEVASKRDWFIATTLAVRDRIVDRWMAATRATYESKRKRVYYLSLEFLIGRLLADALMETGLTEPVREALASLGVDLEDLRQIEPDAALGNGGLGRLAACFMESMATLQIAAHGYGIRYDHGLFRQGIKDGWQREYPENWLTFGNPWEFERPEVDYSIGFGGRVDTVDVSEEVTRHFWRPEETVDAIAFDTPVTGWRARHVNTLRLWSARAPDALRLDAFNQGDHVGALAARVRLEAISKVLYPSDATPAGLELRLRQEYFFVSASLQDIIRRHKQHHGDLRLLPDKVAIQLNDTHPAIAIAELMRVLIDLNDFGWDEAWEITTAVFSYTNHTLLPEALETWPVPLMERLLPRHMQIIYIINALHLDLVRSRGEHDGGVLSELSLIEEGQGRKVRMGNLAFIGSHKINGVSALHSDLVQRTLFYQLNRFYPDRIVNKTNGITFRRWLFEANPGLTQLLVECCGPKVMDDPMALAEFEKFAGDAGVVERFQAIRRAKKVELADLIRKRLDVSVSPDALFDVQIKRIHEYKRQLLNILEIVALYDAIRANPGGNWVPRVKIFAGKAAASYHQAKLIIKLANDVARLVNRDPAVRRLLKVVFLPNYNVSLAEAIIPAADLSEQISTAGMEASGTGNMKLALNGALTIGTLDGANVEIKEHVGDDNIFIFGLTTEQVEERRRQGIDMTDIIAASPMLEEVLDAIGSGVFSPGETGRFGDLVNAVRHHDYFLVAPDFDAYYATQRAIDARWRDTAGWWRSAITNTARMGFFSSDRAIAEYATDIWGLPAPKVG, from the coding sequence ATGCGGGCCGCCATCCTGGCCAAGCTGCGTTACGCCGTGGGCAAGAACCCCGAGGTGGCCAGCAAGCGCGACTGGTTCATCGCCACCACCCTGGCCGTCCGCGACCGTATTGTCGACCGCTGGATGGCGGCCACCCGCGCGACCTATGAGTCCAAGCGCAAGCGCGTCTACTACCTGTCGCTGGAATTCCTGATCGGCCGGCTGCTGGCCGACGCGCTGATGGAAACCGGCCTGACGGAACCGGTGCGCGAGGCGCTGGCCAGCCTGGGCGTGGACCTTGAGGATCTGCGGCAGATCGAGCCGGACGCGGCCTTGGGCAACGGCGGCCTGGGCCGCCTGGCCGCCTGCTTCATGGAAAGCATGGCGACGCTGCAGATCGCCGCCCACGGCTATGGCATCCGCTACGATCACGGCCTGTTCCGCCAAGGCATCAAGGACGGCTGGCAGCGCGAGTACCCGGAAAACTGGCTGACCTTCGGCAACCCATGGGAGTTCGAACGGCCGGAGGTGGACTATTCCATCGGCTTCGGCGGCCGGGTCGACACGGTGGACGTCAGCGAGGAGGTCACCCGCCACTTCTGGCGGCCGGAGGAGACGGTGGACGCCATCGCCTTCGACACCCCCGTCACCGGCTGGCGCGCCCGCCACGTCAACACCCTGCGCCTGTGGTCGGCCCGGGCGCCCGACGCCCTGCGCCTGGACGCCTTCAACCAGGGCGACCATGTCGGCGCGCTCGCCGCCCGCGTGCGGCTGGAGGCCATCTCCAAGGTGCTGTACCCCAGCGACGCCACCCCGGCCGGCCTGGAACTGCGCCTGCGCCAGGAATATTTCTTCGTCTCCGCCTCCCTCCAGGACATCATCCGCCGGCACAAGCAGCACCATGGCGACCTGCGCCTGCTGCCCGACAAGGTCGCCATCCAGCTGAACGACACGCACCCGGCCATCGCCATCGCCGAGCTGATGCGGGTGCTGATCGACCTGAACGATTTCGGCTGGGACGAGGCGTGGGAGATCACCACGGCCGTCTTCTCCTACACCAACCACACCCTGCTGCCGGAGGCGCTGGAAACCTGGCCGGTGCCCCTGATGGAGCGCCTGCTGCCCCGGCACATGCAGATCATCTACATCATCAACGCCCTGCACCTGGACCTGGTGCGGTCGCGCGGCGAGCATGACGGCGGCGTGCTGTCGGAACTGTCGCTGATCGAGGAGGGCCAGGGCCGCAAGGTGCGCATGGGCAACCTGGCCTTCATCGGGTCGCACAAGATCAACGGCGTCTCCGCCCTGCATTCCGACCTGGTGCAGCGCACGCTGTTCTATCAGCTGAACCGCTTCTATCCCGACCGCATCGTCAACAAGACCAACGGCATCACCTTCCGCCGCTGGCTGTTCGAGGCCAACCCCGGCCTGACCCAGCTGCTGGTGGAATGCTGTGGGCCGAAGGTGATGGACGACCCCATGGCCCTGGCGGAGTTCGAGAAGTTCGCCGGTGACGCCGGCGTGGTCGAGCGCTTCCAGGCCATCCGCCGCGCCAAGAAGGTGGAGCTGGCCGACCTGATCCGCAAGCGGCTGGACGTGTCGGTCAGCCCCGACGCCCTGTTCGACGTGCAGATCAAGCGCATCCATGAATACAAGCGCCAGCTGCTGAACATCCTGGAGATCGTGGCGCTGTACGACGCCATCCGCGCCAACCCCGGCGGCAACTGGGTGCCGCGCGTCAAGATCTTCGCCGGCAAGGCGGCCGCCAGCTATCACCAGGCCAAGCTGATCATCAAGCTGGCCAACGACGTGGCCCGCCTGGTCAACCGCGACCCGGCCGTGCGCCGCCTGCTGAAGGTGGTGTTCCTGCCCAACTACAACGTCAGCCTGGCGGAGGCCATCATCCCGGCGGCCGACCTGTCGGAACAGATCTCCACCGCCGGCATGGAGGCGTCGGGCACCGGCAACATGAAGCTGGCGCTGAACGGCGCGCTGACCATCGGCACGCTGGACGGCGCCAATGTCGAGATCAAGGAGCATGTCGGCGACGACAACATCTTCATCTTCGGCCTGACCACCGAACAGGTGGAGGAGCGGCGGCGCCAGGGCATCGACATGACCGACATCATCGCCGCCTCCCCCATGCTGGAGGAGGTGCTGGACGCCATCGGTTCCGGCGTGTTCTCCCCCGGCGAGACCGGCCGCTTCGGCGATCTGGTGAACGCCGTGCGCCATCACGACTACTTCCTGGTGGCGCCCGATTTCGACGCCTATTACGCCACCCAGCGCGCCATCGACGCCCGCTGGCGCGACACCGCCGGCTGGTGGCGGTCCGCCATCACCAACACCGCGCGCATGGGTTTCTTCTCCTCCGACCGGGCCATCGCCGAGTACGCGACCGACATCTGGGGCCTGCCGGCCCCGAAGGTCGGTTGA